Part of the Micropterus dolomieu isolate WLL.071019.BEF.003 ecotype Adirondacks linkage group LG22, ASM2129224v1, whole genome shotgun sequence genome is shown below.
ACACTCACAAGGTTTCTTACAgtctaaaaaacacattttgttcaaataaataTCTCACAACTCTTATTTCCACCccaatgaaaaaatgttttattaccgTCATTTCGCCACAAGATGTCGCCAGACTCAACGTCCCTCCACTTTTAATGCTGCATTTATGTGCTTCTCGTAAGCTTGTATTTCTGGACGTGAAGAGATGCAAGTTATCGATTATTTTAATACATCGAGTGCAGGGCATAAACCAATTGAACAGCGGTATGaagtatgataaaaaaaaaaaatattctgcgTGTATGTATAAATCAATTTCCACCTAATTACTTTTCTGGTAACAAATTCTTAAAAACTTCCCACTTTATAACGGCAAATGAATTTCATTATCAGACGTTGTCAGTAATGGTTGTTAATGAATCACAAGTGAGTCTCAAATATCTGCCCTGACAGTCCTTTTTGACACATCGTTCGTTCCCGAGACTGCTAATTTGACATTTCCTACAACTCTTTAAGAGATGATAAGCCCGGATATGACCGCATAACCGCAGGACCCAAACTTTAGCTAGCTGTAGCACAACAGCTAAGTAAAGCTATCagtattcaaaataaaagctgtcGGAAACACGTTACGTTGTGTATCACCGATTTCGACGGTGGTATGGAGCTGTAGGCAGAGTTTATAAACAGAGGTAATAGTGTCAAACTGGGTTTTACTCTTGCATGTGTGgaaataaatatcaataaacGTCATTTTGGGTTAAAGCTACTTAGCCAAATTGTTTTTTCGGTAGCTAGCACTAACAGTACAACgtacatgttttttatttgatacAATCTGTACTACATATGATAAATGTGCCACTATACTTTACTGTGAAATACTTCATTTTAACACGATTTTACAAGCCGCTGTAACGTTAGCTGATAAACAGAGTTGATGAATTGTTGTACGGTTAACTTAAGGGAAATATAAATAGGTGGGACAGCAACTGAatgaaagctaacgttagcaaactAGCGAAATCTCACCTCCACACAGTTTGGACTAGAATACGTTACTACTTATCAATTGAGTTCAGTGAAGATACTTGCTGTCCAATTCAAGTTAAAAGGCAGAAACATTTTGACGGGTTGGAAACGTTGTTACCCCGTCTTCTTTGCAATCAATGACACTGCACCCCTGACTACTGATGTTTTTCAGTGGTGAGGAATGGTCTGACTGCAGCAGTAAAGATGCACAGCCGTCTGCAGGAGTtgaagaaggaagaggagactCTCCTCAAAATCAAAGTCATGCTACAAGACCAGCTGAACAGGTTGAAGGTAAGCGATAATTCACAGTATGGGTTTTTCGGGTCTGTGATACCTGTGGTTTATATATCGTGTTCACTTTCAGTTTGAAGAAGGGGCCTTGAAATCTATCATTAGTGCTCAAACAGAAGAAGGAGCCTCTGAACGCTCATCCCCAGAAACTGAGGTAAGTCACTGTACAAGACAGAACATCTGGGGACAACCCCGCTATTTGCTCAGATATTACAATATTCTTAATAATATTGTTGCTTGAGTTTGTTGAAATTAAGATTCAgatgttttctctgtgtctACAACAATACACTATTGTGCTGTTTTTCTGGGGATGTTTGCAGATCTGCATAACCtcactaaatacatttacatccATACAAAAACCAAACAGGAAATCAGGTAACATGTTTATGTTGCTGTAATCTCATTACTTTAAACCTCCAGTTTACGACTAATATATACAAAGCCAAGTAAATATTTCTCCAGCAGATATGTTGCTGAGTTTACTGGGTTTTTAAACCCTTAATTTGGGGGCAATATCAGATTACGACACTGCACTTAAAGGCAACACCAAATAACTTTTGCTCTCTTTGAGAATGTTAGAAATTGCTTTATTCTTCTTGTCTCGAAAGCTCtagtattttttaaaactctgaATTAGAATCTCCTTTTAGCCTCCTTTTTGCCTCTAATGTACCATACACTAGCATTTCATTAAACATAAACTAAGAGGCATGATCACGATTGAACTGTATTTCAGATATGTCTGCATGTTTGTAATACATGCTAAATGCATAATTTTAGATGGCTTGAGACAAGTTTTCCAACATGACTTAAAAAATGTAGTTATATGAAAAAATTGCATTTCACTAAACTGTGACGAGATCATTGTGTGTTTCCAGTTAGACGTTTGCTGCCACTCTGACATGagctttgttttgtgtcttcttGTCATGAAAATATGACAGCACCCAGAGCAATGTTAACAATCTCTGAAGTTTGTCTCCTGCTCTCATTACTGTTTTAAAGTTCTGTCTTGCACACTTCGTTTGcactttttaaagttttaatttaaaagtggTCATCAGGtgtatgtttattatttgttttcgTTGTTTCAGGTTCATATTAACCTAGATGATGAGAGCGAGATCAATCGAACCAAACTGCTACTGAACGCTGCTGTAGATTATGatatggaggaggaggaagatgaggatgaagatgaagaggatgGTGACGAAGAAGACAATGAGCTTGAGTTTGTgcctgaggaggatgaggaggacgaTTACTGAGACTCTCAGTGTTTCATGGGGCAATATGTGCACCACTGAAGAAGAACCACATGTAAACGGACATCTGTTTATTTGTTCACCTGTTTTGTACTATCACTTAGGACGTTTAAGTTATTTGGATGGAGTTCCAGTTACAGTGTACTGATGTGTGGTGCTAACAGTTTTCAAATAATTTCAGAATTCATGTGTCAAATTTTGTGGGAAATGTCTCACTGAAATGCGGTAAGACAGTGTTATTAGGTACTTATAGCTTACTAGACATATTGTGCATTTTGAGGATTAGCATTAAAATGTATGGCTGGGCCATATAAAAAGATGGTGTGTATGCATTATGTAAGAAAGTATGATCGTaagcacaaaataaaatgttttgcgTAGGGTTCACCTGACTGATTTTCTTACGACGTACACTTCTATTTTTACGCCAGCATACTTCCCAacatacagtaatgtttttcaGATGTAATGAATGTTTGCTTATGGCCAATAAGAGGATgaaaacatgtgtttttttttttcatttccctgtCAGATATTTAATTATGgtaatacatatataaaattgTCCTAACCTGACCCAGGCGAATGGGTAATGCAGTGCAAACACTTTCCACTAGCAAACCATTCAGCATTTTCTAAACAGCTAAAACAATACAGTGAGCCTCACAATAAGGTCGGCTTTCACACTGACAGCAGGGACAGCTCTGGAGAAGGGTGGTGCTACAACAGGCAACGTACAATAGAGATTGCTCCAATAGATATATACAGCTCTCTACCTAGTCTGCTGTTCCAGGAGAACTCCCATTCACCCAGGGACCTAGGCTcagcacacacacctgctgcaAATGAGTTCTGTATAAGATACACAGGTAATTGGACATATTATTCAGTACATTTGCTATTGTGAATCAATTTTTATggagtgatggtgatgatggatTTTGAACTAGTGATCTAGTGAAAAATCATTTGCAGAAGGAATACTGAAACAAAAATGCTCAACGGATAACATTATATATCTGGGGAAAAACAATGGTAAACATGGCCAGGAATGTGTATTACAATTAGTATTCACAAATCCAGTAACACAAGATTTTAGCTTATATGTCCAAGCTTGACCATGTTTCTCATTTAAAATTCCTAACATTATTATACATCATAGTGCAATGTCTTCAACTTTGCGTATGATAAATCCTATCACAGATTGCAGATATATGAGACTGATATGTGATACGATTCTCCTGAACACCTGAAActgaaattaacaaaaagaaTCATGTTTACATTGACAATGACAGTGACAATGTAAGAAATCGCATTAATTGCCTTATAATTGTCAAATGATGAAGTCATCGAAGTGACTAAATGTGTGGAACGGTTCATCCGCTGTCATGTGATTGTGCCCTGTAAATTTATCAACCTCTCAAACATTAACTTTGCTTACAGAGGTGAAACCATCGTTTGTATGGGATCTGTATGCCTCAGCAAGATGAGCTCACACTCCATTGAGTTTGAAAAGGGGTATTTGGCTCTGCATTAGGGATGCGGGACCCCCCCGTAGTCCATCACATTGGATGCTTTCAGACTGTTTGATGACAGTTTATTGTCAACATTatacattttgttcttttagtgattttgattttttccccattttaaACATATGTGCATATGTGAGGAAGACCAAGCTTAGTATTGTGATGAAGTGGTGATGCTGAATGGTTCTCATCTGTGTGCAGACGTCAGTGAGGGACTGGAGCAGAACCAGACAGTGACTGTGCTGCAGGCTCAGGAGTACCATGCTGCCCCGCTGTTTATTCAGTGTGTGTCATGTGTTTATGTTGGTGCTGTGTCTGTCTTCGGCTGAGGACTTCGACTGGACAAAGAACGACCACAGCTCCTTCTATTATGGCACTTTTCCAGCTGGTAAACGCAATTTGTTCTTATCTTCAGTGGGATGCAGTTCATTTAGTAGTTGGTATCTATCCTTAAGCTTGTTACCTAACGCAGAGTTGAATGGTTGCTGTCAATGTTGTATTTATTAGGATTTTCATGGGGTGCCGGCAGTTCCGCCTATCAAACAGAAGGAGCCTGGGACAAGGATGGGAAAGGACTGAGCATCTGGGATGTGTTCAGTCATAAGAAAGGCAAAATCCAACAAAATGAAACAGGGGATTCCTCTTGTGAAGGCTACCACAAAGTTAAGGTGGGGTGATCAGGGATGGTGTGTCTGAGACCTAGGACCAAAACAGAGGGCAGCAAAAGGAAATCTAAATATTTCACTccatttgcgtgtgtgtgtgtgtgtgtgtgtgtcttgtacAGGATGATGTTTCTTTGATAAAAGATCTGAAGCTTAACCACTATCGCTTCTCCATATCCTGGCCTAGACTCATCCCCACTGGCATAAAGTGTGAGTAACTGCTGTTAATTCAAGTCAAGCATATATGATTAAATGTGTTAAGTGCTAAAGGTGAGAAGTTAACTACTTTTTGATACAATTTGCAGCTGACCATATAAATGAAAAAGGAATACAGTACTATAATGAACTGATTGACCACCTGCTAGAGAACAACATCACTCCCATTGTTACTCTGTATCACTGGGATCTTCCTCAGGTTGGTACACAAAATATTCATCAGACCTAACTTCAGCCATTTTGCAATACAGCACTATTCTTCTTTACCAAGTTTATGTACTCTTTGCTTTTCTAGGTCCTACAAGAGAAATATGGTGGATGGCAGAATATAAGCATGGTCAATCATTTCAATGAATACGCTAACCTGTGCTTTGAAAGATTTGGCAACCGAGTCAAGTACTGGATCACTTTCAACAATCCATGGGTAGGTTCAAAGTCAGTTTCTAGCAGATTTTACATCCACACCCACCTTGTAACATatacattattgtttttaaataatagaGCTTGGATAAATATGTTTACATTATATGTACGCTATGTATGTACAGGTATTATCAACCTGTTACAGAAAGTACTATCATGACACTACTAATCTGCTTCAGTCTGTAGCAGTTGAAGGCTATGAGACAGGTGAGCATGCTCCTGGACTGAGGCTGAGAGGAACAGGGGCATACAGAGCTGCCCATCACATAATCAAGGTAGGACAATAAATACACAGCATATTCAATTATCAAAAACGCTTAGCAATTAATGTGAACTGAAATGTAAATCATATTCACACCATCTTTTTCATAGGCACACGCTAAAGTTTGGCACAGTTATGATACACAAtggagggcaaaacaaaaaGGTAAACAAGGTTAAACTCTTGAAAGTAACACTTGACTCAACAGTACTGTCTGTCTTAGTCTTGAGAGCTGTTGTCCACATCTGCAGGTCTGGTTGGCATCTCTCTGTCTGGAGACTGGGGAGAGCCGGTGGATATCACCAACCAGAAAGACATCGAAGCAGCTGAGAGATATGTCCAGTTCTACCTGGGCTGGTTTGCCACACCCATCTTTCATGGAGACTACCCTCAAGTGATGAAAGACTTCATTGGTATGTTCAACTGTCAACAGTTCATGCCGAAGGAATATTGGTCACTGGGGAATTAACTAATAGCTACTTGTTACCGATTGTGCAGGAAGGAAGAGTGTCCAACAGGGGCTCGGGACGTCTCGCCTGCCCACATTTTCCCCCCAAGAGAAGAGCTACATCAAGGGGACCTGTGACTTCCTCGGCATTGGTCATTTCACCACCCGCTACATCACCCAAAAGAACAACCCAACAGGTCGTAGTGGCAGCAGCTACTTCACTGACCGTGACCTGGCTGAGCTGGTTGACCCACGATGGCCTGATCCTGGGTCTGAGTGGCTCTACTCCGTGCCTTGGGGTTTCAGACGTCTGCTCAACTTTGTCAAGGTGACTTATAGGCCTGTTGACATTTGTGCTGTACCTGAAATGATCTTGGCACGTTGCAACCCtagttaaaataattaagaCAACTTATTGCACATCATATTGATTTGTTTCTCATCTAGACTCAGTATGGAAACCCAATGATTTATGTGACCGAGAATGGAGTCTCTGAGAAGATGTTGTGCACAGAGCTTTGTGACGAATGGAGGATACAGTATTATAAAGACTACATCAATGAGATGCTGAAAGGTGAATGAGCtcatacagtaaaaaaaaacacctgtgcatttcttttgtttggtaAGCAAATTTATTCTGTCTAATCCAGTTGTTGTGGTCAAGTCATTTGGTGTTCTCTGTGGTGTCACTCAGCTATCAAAGATGGAGTCAATGTCAAGGGCTACACTGCATGGTCCCTGCTGGACAAGTTCGAGTGGGATGAAGGCTACTCCGAGAGGTTTGGCTTGTACTATGTGGACTTCAGGAACAAAAACAAGCCTCGCTACCCTAAAGCTTCTGTCCAGTTTTACAAACGCATCATCAGCTCCAATGGATTTCCCAATCAGAGAGAGGTAAGAGACCTAAGGTGGTCACTATACAAAGCCCTGCTTCTAATCCTTTCTAGACATCCAGATATtcttctgaaatgaaaacattaagATTAATTTCAGTGATGGTGTTTGATTGCGTTGTAAACAGGTTGAAAACTGGAGGAGGAAGGCTGTTGAGACCTGTTCCTCAAGCAACCAGCTCCTAGCCGCAGGTCAGTTTGTCTATAACATCCCTGACCATGTTTATTAGTGATCAGAGGTGAACTAGCTGGGGTAAACAAATAAAGATTCTGAcctaaatatcaaaaacatgtgaaTAGTTTTTAAATCCAAATAAGTTCAAGAATAATAATTTGACATGACTATGTGTTGCTGTTCGCCTCagaaaacacatgaacaaaTTATTAGTTAAAAAAGAATGatggaaatacaaaaaataattaatcaaatcTGTTAACAGAATATCTGAGATATCTTCTTTGTTTGCCCCTCCAGCTAGAAGAAAAGCCAAGGAACATGCAGAAATGCCAAAGGTTTGGCCAGTGCATGATGAAGTTTAGAACTTGAGGGTATATGTCATCcattaatgtcattttttgtgttgttgctttGTTGATTATGTGGTTTTAAGTTTGACTAACAGAATTAAGCCTCTGCAGTTTAACACTAAGACATGCCTCTGAAAAAAAGCTTGTACTCCCTCTATTCATTCATCTGACGTTTTACTGCTGTGCTTAAATCTAATAACCAAGAGCAGCCCATTTAATTTCACAGCAGCTTTGACAAAACATGTTAAGCATAAAGCGTATCTGTGGACTTGTGTCCACGGGGGAATTTCACAAAGCAGGTTTATACATTTACCCAGATAACATAAAACCTGTCTGTCACCGATCTGGATTGaatttagaaaacaaaacttCATCATGAGAAACATGGTTTCATGCCCGCTGATCACTGTTAATATTAAATAACTTTTCAGAAGacaaaacttttaaaagttATCTGGCTATGGTGCAAATGCTGCTTTCCGAAATATACCCCAGTAGCGGCATGCAGTTCTCAAAGGGTTAAAGTGCCgtcaatcaactctgagtactttctctttttttattagaGGAACAGCGGAGTACTGCTGCCAATATTCTAAGACTTATACATGGTAAGGAATCACTCATGCTCACTTTAAATTAGATAAAAGATGATTTGATGTAGGGGAAAAATATTAACCCTTTGAGTGCTGTGCTTGAGCATCATTACTCGCTTCATAAGCAGTGTCTTAACTACAAAATAATGCTACTGagttgttaatgtgtgtgtgcgtgtgtgtgcgtgtgctttGCAGACCCTTTGACCAGCCACATGGAGATGGTAACTGAGATCGTTGTTCCCACTGTGTGCACACTCTCTATTTTGCTCAGTGCCATCTTCCTTATGTTCCTGCTGCGGAGGCGGAACTAGAAAGGAGCTCTCAACAGTGTGCATGTTACAATCACAaacatcagcacacacacacacacacacacacacacacactgtaaatggaTCTTTAATAGATAATGTGTGAACATAATACATTATTTGAACTGAATTTCAAAAGAATTAGTGACTTCATTAATTTGATGTGCATACAGTGTTTGCTGTAAAAACATTGACTTAGCCTATAATAATGAATTTAGTACCAGACAATCAAAACAGTGTGGACAGCACTGCAACATGTTGGATTTTCTTATTACAATATTGCTGTGGAATATTATCATTGCAAACAGCCCTTGTGATCTACTGTACTTTGtgatttcatttgtttaaaatgggGAGATGTTCAGCAAAAAAACCCTCTTCAAAATCTCTATAAATTGCTAACTGACTGAAAGTTgatcatttaaaacatttgacaaaaatataGTATATTACAGAAAGCCCTATATTGGCCCCTGTTCACTTTGTGATGCCGTATAAGGCCATCGGGCTTGTTGATGAGAACatcaaaaatgacaataaacacCTCCTTTGTTGTTCAGTTGTGCTCTGTGTAAATTCATGCAAAGTTTATGAGACTGCAGCACACCATGGTGGAGAAGAAGGCGGGATCCTCACCGTCCCCATTCACTGTTTCATTTGGATAATCTAAACACAGGGCAGTCGAAAAAGAGAAATGTTATCTGTACTTTACTGAGCAAGTAATATGACACTATATGACATGTATACTTGTACACTATATTTAGAAAGGTGCATAAAGATCACCTGTTTCAAAGATGACATGATCAACCAGTGGTCTGTCACTGAGCTGTAAGGATGTCCTGACCTCACGAGGACCGTGGCCACTGTACACCTCGACTCCCCACACTACTGGGTGCTCTCTGTggaacacatacaaacatgagGGATGAGACAATGGACCCTGTTGAAGCGTTGCAGTTGGCACTTAAATGTATATTAGGTGATCACCGGCAGAGGGCAGCTCAAcatactgttgttgtgaatcTATCACAAAACGCAGGATACGGTGGGTTTGAATCAGTACAGCTGTATTTGGAGGCAGGCAGGCCACTTTCACAACAGTGTGAAAGCTAACGTGTTTTTCCCCTCATGAGCACCTCTGACTACAGCTGACTAGGCAAGAATCTTATGCAAGGTACAAAATGGCCCCCACTACCTTTCTCTAGTTAGACTGCTAAGCAcaattgtgttgtgtgtgtgtatttctcagGCAAAATCACAGAAGTCTTACCTTCTGTTTCAATTTTTTGTGTTAAAGCATGAATGAAAAGACAAACATCTCAATTTCATTTACAGTTTTCTTTGGATGTAATGAAGCAGTTAGTGCACAAAGGCTTTTATTCCTTACTTCTGGTAGAAATGGCTGATCAGCGCGGGTTTGATTTGCAGCTTGAATTCATGCTCCTCGTCGTATGGGTATGATTTGTAGTGCTGCAAGCACGATCTTTGAGAAATGAAATTGTCTACTTTATTGTCATCTTTAGGCAAgtacattttacaca
Proteins encoded:
- the snapc5 gene encoding snRNA-activating protein complex subunit 5 — protein: MHSRLQELKKEEETLLKIKVMLQDQLNRLKFEEGALKSIISAQTEEGASERSSPETEVHINLDDESEINRTKLLLNAAVDYDMEEEEDEDEDEEDGDEEDNELEFVPEEDEEDDY
- the lctlb gene encoding lactase-like b, which translates into the protein MLPRCLFSVCHVFMLVLCLSSAEDFDWTKNDHSSFYYGTFPAGFSWGAGSSAYQTEGAWDKDGKGLSIWDVFSHKKGKIQQNETGDSSCEGYHKVKDDVSLIKDLKLNHYRFSISWPRLIPTGIKSDHINEKGIQYYNELIDHLLENNITPIVTLYHWDLPQVLQEKYGGWQNISMVNHFNEYANLCFERFGNRVKYWITFNNPWSVAVEGYETGEHAPGLRLRGTGAYRAAHHIIKAHAKVWHSYDTQWRAKQKGLVGISLSGDWGEPVDITNQKDIEAAERYVQFYLGWFATPIFHGDYPQVMKDFIGRKSVQQGLGTSRLPTFSPQEKSYIKGTCDFLGIGHFTTRYITQKNNPTGRSGSSYFTDRDLAELVDPRWPDPGSEWLYSVPWGFRRLLNFVKTQYGNPMIYVTENGVSEKMLCTELCDEWRIQYYKDYINEMLKAIKDGVNVKGYTAWSLLDKFEWDEGYSERFGLYYVDFRNKNKPRYPKASVQFYKRIISSNGFPNQREVENWRRKAVETCSSSNQLLAAEEQRSTAANILRLIHDPLTSHMEMVTEIVVPTVCTLSILLSAIFLMFLLRRRN